In a genomic window of Streptomyces sp. BHT-5-2:
- a CDS encoding PrgI family protein yields the protein MAGPDDPTDAPYTPCATRIPADISRPDRILGPFTARQTATLAVAAVVVYGGWWATRPFMAPLAYAALVVPIAGASAALALGRREGIGLDRFLLAALTHARTPKRRVHAPEGVPPLPDIVPARWAKSAGPSVAAMRMPYDGIAAGGVLDLGSGGKAAVAECSTVNFELRSAAEQQGLSAAFARWLNSLTGSTQLLVRCHRIDLASLVDNLQHHAAALPHPALERAARDHADFLSELALSRDLLGRQTLLIAREETPAGESRRRSGREGRALQRLEEAARALAPAEINVTAMDSQRSAELLSAACNPNTPTRTDDRLEGDV from the coding sequence ATGGCAGGACCCGACGACCCCACGGACGCCCCATACACCCCATGTGCCACGCGAATCCCTGCCGACATTTCCCGCCCCGACCGAATCCTGGGCCCGTTCACCGCCCGACAGACCGCAACCCTCGCCGTCGCGGCGGTGGTCGTGTACGGCGGCTGGTGGGCCACCCGCCCCTTCATGGCACCGCTCGCCTACGCGGCCCTGGTGGTCCCGATTGCAGGGGCGTCGGCCGCGCTCGCCCTCGGCCGGCGGGAGGGCATCGGCCTCGATCGTTTCCTGCTCGCCGCGCTCACCCATGCCCGTACGCCCAAGCGCCGTGTGCACGCCCCCGAAGGCGTTCCGCCACTGCCGGACATCGTCCCCGCCCGCTGGGCGAAAAGCGCAGGGCCGTCTGTCGCCGCGATGCGCATGCCCTACGACGGCATCGCCGCAGGCGGCGTGCTCGATCTGGGCAGCGGCGGGAAGGCGGCTGTGGCGGAGTGTTCGACGGTCAACTTTGAGTTGCGATCGGCCGCCGAACAACAGGGCTTGAGTGCGGCGTTCGCCCGTTGGCTCAATTCCCTGACCGGCTCGACCCAGCTGCTGGTGCGCTGCCATCGCATCGACCTCGCATCACTCGTCGACAACCTGCAGCATCATGCCGCCGCGCTGCCCCATCCCGCCCTGGAGCGAGCTGCCCGCGACCATGCCGATTTTCTCTCCGAGTTGGCGTTGAGCCGCGACCTTCTGGGCCGGCAGACCCTGCTGATCGCCCGCGAGGAAACCCCAGCGGGCGAGAGCCGGCGGCGCAGTGGGAGGGAGGGGCGGGCGCTGCAGCGTCTGGAGGAGGCGGCCCGGGCCCTTGCGCCGGCCGAGATCAACGTCACGGCCATGGACAGTCAGCGCAGCGCCGAGCTGTTGAGCGCAGCCTGCAACCCCAACACCCCCACCCGGACCGACGACCGACTGGAAGGTGACGTGTGA
- a CDS encoding VirB4 family type IV secretion system protein: MLDVSGPESLEVHARTLAVGAHVVTTMVVTGYPAEVTPGWLAPLLNFPGHLDIALHIEPVPNPVAAAGLKKQRARLESGRRTGFTKGHLDDPEVEAAAADAAELAYRIARGEGKLFHVALYLTVHAPDEDTLADQAAAVRATAESLLMTVAPTTYRALPGWLATLPLGLDTLKIRRTFDTAALATCFPFTSPDLPTPTTTDGQAAGVLYGLNVVSGAPVLWDRFAQDNYNSICLARSGAGKSYLTKLELLRLLFTGVTASVIDPEDEYVRLAETVGGHVVGLGSNGVCLNPFDLPTSASEGEDVLTRRVLFLHTFLAVLLGTDLTAAEKAVMDRAILGTYTRVGITADPRTWRRTPPTLADLVVVLKEDGSEVATDLGDRLAPYTTGSHARLFNGPSTAATTGHLVVFALRHLPDEVKAPAMLLALDAIWRQVTSRPGAGRHLVVVDEAWLLMRDGAGARFLFHMAKAARKYWTGLAVVTQDADDVLASPLGRAIVSNAATQILLRQAPQAIDTISENFHLCHGEREFLLSASRGEALLLTGDRRHKVALASIAAPGEHEVITTDPSELTLQQRDEVTEVDDPDECELPGTGHREGTP, encoded by the coding sequence TTGCTCGACGTGTCCGGCCCCGAATCCCTCGAGGTTCATGCCCGCACCCTCGCCGTCGGCGCCCATGTAGTCACCACGATGGTCGTCACCGGTTACCCGGCCGAGGTCACCCCCGGCTGGCTCGCCCCGCTGTTGAACTTCCCCGGCCACCTCGACATCGCCCTGCACATCGAACCTGTCCCCAACCCGGTAGCCGCCGCTGGCCTGAAGAAACAACGCGCCCGCCTCGAATCCGGCCGTCGCACCGGCTTCACCAAGGGACACCTCGACGACCCCGAGGTGGAGGCCGCCGCCGCAGACGCCGCGGAACTGGCCTACCGCATCGCCCGCGGCGAAGGAAAACTCTTCCACGTCGCCCTCTACCTCACCGTCCACGCCCCCGACGAGGACACCCTCGCCGACCAAGCCGCTGCCGTCCGCGCCACCGCCGAGTCCCTACTCATGACGGTGGCCCCGACCACCTACCGGGCCCTGCCCGGCTGGCTGGCCACCCTCCCGCTCGGCCTCGACACCCTCAAGATCCGCCGCACCTTCGACACCGCCGCCCTCGCCACATGCTTCCCCTTCACCAGTCCCGACCTCCCCACACCCACCACCACGGACGGCCAGGCAGCAGGTGTCCTGTACGGCCTGAACGTGGTCTCCGGCGCTCCGGTGCTGTGGGACCGCTTCGCGCAGGACAACTACAACTCCATCTGCCTGGCCCGCTCCGGAGCCGGCAAGTCCTACCTGACCAAACTGGAGCTGCTGCGGCTGCTGTTCACCGGTGTCACTGCCTCAGTGATCGACCCGGAGGACGAGTACGTCCGCCTCGCCGAAACCGTCGGCGGACACGTGGTCGGACTCGGTTCCAACGGCGTGTGCCTCAACCCTTTCGACCTTCCGACCTCCGCTTCTGAGGGCGAAGACGTCTTGACGCGGCGCGTGTTGTTCCTGCACACCTTCCTTGCTGTCCTCCTCGGCACGGACCTGACCGCGGCCGAGAAAGCGGTGATGGACCGGGCGATCCTCGGCACATACACCCGCGTGGGGATCACCGCGGACCCCCGTACCTGGCGGCGCACCCCGCCCACGCTCGCCGACCTGGTCGTCGTTCTGAAAGAGGACGGCAGCGAGGTTGCCACGGACCTCGGCGACCGGCTGGCCCCCTATACCACCGGATCGCACGCCCGCCTGTTCAACGGCCCCAGCACCGCCGCCACCACCGGGCACCTGGTCGTCTTCGCACTCCGCCATCTGCCGGACGAGGTCAAGGCCCCCGCGATGCTGCTCGCGCTCGACGCCATCTGGCGGCAGGTCACCTCCCGCCCGGGCGCCGGCCGCCACCTGGTCGTGGTGGACGAGGCATGGCTGCTGATGCGCGACGGAGCCGGCGCCCGCTTCCTGTTCCACATGGCCAAAGCCGCCCGCAAGTACTGGACCGGACTGGCAGTGGTCACCCAGGACGCCGACGACGTCCTCGCCTCACCGCTTGGGCGCGCCATCGTCTCCAACGCCGCCACCCAAATCCTGCTCCGCCAAGCCCCACAGGCCATCGACACCATCAGCGAAAACTTCCACCTCTGCCACGGCGAACGAGAGTTCCTCCTCTCCGCCTCGCGAGGAGAGGCGCTGCTGCTGACCGGGGACCGTCGCCACAAAGTCGCCCTCGCAAGCATCGCCGCACCTGGCGAACACGAGGTGATCACGACAGATCCGAGTGAGCTCACCCTCCAGCAACGTGACGAAGTCACCGAGGTCGATGACCCCGACGAGTGCGAGCTCCCCGGGACTGGCCACAGGGAGGGGACGCCGTGA
- a CDS encoding helicase HerA domain-containing protein, producing the protein MTAYDFFLAVNRPDGPLVDFLTNPSSFWTHLGHGAANSLERYAPLLLPCAVVVVTGGYVVRRRLHRWRQHHLAHNARCVEILAPPHVTPKGGEVLWAQLSGLLRPWWRRLSTGQPHLAFEYTWSHTGMHISLWVSGTVPLGLVRRAVEAAWPGAHTRLTEPSPLLPHGHTVSAGRLRTGRPDVLPLRTDHPTDPLRALLQAATGMAEAESACVQILARPATGSALRRARRQARHLKAGHTAARLPALTALLLHRAQPSATGKLDPEHGTAVRQSAAKLSGSQWQCALTYAATCSTEQERADDVSRGRAHALASAFGLFADRNYLARTRLRRPEPHLSSRHFPFRTALLSVPELATLAHLPSDPDAPGLRRAGARSVLPPPQVPEPTPGAGVKPLGRADTGACRSVGLAVADVRHHLHVMGATGSGKSTLIANLVLDDVRHHRGVIVIDPKGDLVTDLLDRLPDTCADRLVLVDPDDAHRPPCLNVLDGTDIDVVVDNITGIFRRIFTAFWGPRTDDVMRAACLTLLKHRNHTHQLVTLADIPRLLGESAYRLRIVPTLKDPVLRGFWAWYESMSEPSRAAVVAPVMNKLRAFLLRDFARRAIAAGPSTFDLTQVLDGGILLARLPKGALGEETARLLGSFIVAGAWQAAAARARTPERQRIDATLSIDEAQNFLTLPYPLEDMLAEARGYRLSMLLAHQHLAQLPRDLREGISANARNKVFFNTSPGDANTLERHTLPALAAHDLAHLGPYQAAAHLLVGGAETGAFTLTTRPLPPPIPGRAVDLRAAAAGRNGPRPATRP; encoded by the coding sequence GTGACTGCGTACGACTTCTTTCTCGCCGTGAACCGTCCGGACGGTCCGCTGGTGGACTTCCTCACCAACCCGAGCAGCTTCTGGACACACCTCGGCCACGGAGCCGCCAACTCGCTCGAAAGATATGCGCCTCTTCTCCTCCCGTGCGCTGTCGTCGTAGTGACCGGTGGCTACGTGGTGCGCCGCCGACTGCACCGGTGGCGCCAACACCACCTTGCCCACAATGCCCGCTGCGTGGAAATCCTCGCCCCGCCCCACGTCACCCCCAAGGGCGGCGAGGTCCTATGGGCCCAGCTCTCCGGCCTCCTACGCCCATGGTGGCGCCGCCTGTCCACCGGCCAGCCCCACCTGGCCTTCGAATACACCTGGTCCCACACCGGAATGCACATCAGCCTGTGGGTCTCCGGCACAGTTCCGTTGGGGCTGGTACGCCGTGCAGTGGAGGCCGCCTGGCCCGGCGCCCACACCCGCCTCACCGAACCCTCGCCTCTGCTTCCGCACGGTCACACCGTCAGTGCGGGACGCCTGCGGACGGGTCGTCCTGATGTCCTGCCGCTACGCACCGACCACCCCACCGACCCTCTGCGCGCACTGCTGCAGGCCGCCACCGGTATGGCCGAGGCGGAGTCCGCCTGCGTACAAATCCTGGCCCGGCCGGCCACCGGCAGCGCGCTGCGCCGCGCCCGACGCCAGGCACGCCACCTCAAAGCCGGCCACACCGCCGCCCGCCTACCCGCCCTGACTGCGCTCCTCTTGCACCGTGCCCAGCCGTCCGCCACCGGCAAGCTGGACCCCGAACACGGCACCGCGGTAAGGCAGTCCGCCGCGAAACTCTCCGGCTCCCAGTGGCAATGCGCCCTCACCTATGCCGCCACCTGCTCCACCGAGCAAGAGCGCGCCGATGATGTCTCAAGGGGCCGAGCCCACGCGCTGGCCTCCGCCTTCGGACTGTTCGCCGACCGCAACTACCTCGCCCGCACCCGCCTCCGTCGCCCCGAACCACACCTGAGCTCAAGGCACTTCCCCTTCCGCACCGCCCTGCTGTCCGTCCCGGAACTCGCCACCCTGGCACACCTCCCCTCCGACCCCGACGCGCCCGGCCTACGACGGGCCGGCGCCCGTTCCGTCCTCCCGCCACCGCAGGTCCCCGAACCCACACCAGGAGCTGGGGTCAAGCCCTTGGGCCGCGCCGACACCGGCGCATGCCGCAGCGTCGGTCTCGCGGTCGCCGACGTCCGCCATCACCTGCACGTCATGGGCGCGACCGGCTCAGGCAAGTCCACCCTGATCGCCAATCTCGTCCTTGACGACGTCCGCCACCACCGCGGCGTCATCGTCATCGACCCCAAAGGCGACCTGGTCACCGACCTGCTCGACCGCCTCCCGGACACCTGTGCCGACCGCCTGGTCCTCGTCGACCCCGACGACGCGCACAGACCGCCGTGCCTGAACGTTCTGGACGGCACGGACATCGATGTCGTCGTGGACAACATCACCGGCATCTTCCGCCGGATCTTCACCGCCTTCTGGGGACCGCGCACCGACGACGTGATGCGCGCCGCCTGCCTGACCCTCCTCAAACACCGCAACCACACCCACCAACTGGTCACCCTCGCCGACATCCCCCGCCTGCTCGGCGAATCCGCCTACCGACTGCGCATCGTCCCCACCCTCAAAGACCCGGTCCTGCGTGGCTTCTGGGCCTGGTACGAGTCGATGTCCGAACCCTCCCGAGCCGCCGTGGTCGCACCGGTCATGAACAAGCTCCGTGCCTTCCTCCTGCGCGACTTCGCCCGCCGCGCCATCGCCGCCGGCCCCTCCACCTTCGACCTCACCCAGGTCCTCGACGGGGGCATCCTGCTGGCCCGCCTCCCCAAAGGAGCCCTCGGCGAAGAGACCGCCCGGCTACTGGGCTCCTTCATCGTTGCCGGTGCCTGGCAGGCCGCGGCCGCCCGCGCCCGCACGCCCGAACGCCAGCGGATCGACGCCACCTTGAGCATCGATGAGGCACAGAATTTCCTCACCCTCCCGTATCCGCTGGAGGACATGCTCGCCGAGGCCCGCGGCTACCGCCTGTCGATGCTCCTGGCCCACCAGCACCTCGCCCAGCTCCCACGCGACCTGCGCGAAGGCATCTCCGCCAACGCCCGCAACAAAGTCTTCTTCAACACCTCACCCGGAGACGCAAACACCCTGGAACGCCATACCCTCCCCGCACTGGCCGCTCACGATCTGGCCCATCTCGGCCCCTACCAGGCTGCCGCCCACCTCCTTGTCGGCGGTGCGGAAACCGGCGCCTTCACCCTCACCACCCGCCCGCTGCCACCCCCGATTCCTGGCCGTGCCGTGGACCTCCGCGCGGCAGCCGCCGGCCGCAATGGACCCCGCCCGGCCACCCGTCCCTGA
- a CDS encoding replication-relaxation family protein has translation MPSLPRPASGPGSRYTARAATTRHRPTQHTDVATLAHRLTTRDLWLTRMLHEHRVFTTPQIARLAHTSLRSAQRRLRTLHQHAVLDSFRPLTQTGSAPEHYTLGPLGAALLAAHAGLDTAALGWRPTHTGRIAYSPSLGHDLGVNDLLTHLTARTHTTPDTGLRLWLSERSAARRWGDLIRPDAYAHYRDGDHLLPFFLEYDTGSQSLARVEAKLPGYAAFTTTTSTRPALLIHTRTQSRDQALRHRLADTARELGLNVAMSSADFTTTSPWGPWWAPLGPGTRRTTLTDLAAQWPDLSPASGLEPTDADTTLTLPVPPLPPAVRPEAQT, from the coding sequence ATGCCCTCCCTGCCTCGTCCTGCCTCCGGCCCCGGCTCCCGCTACACCGCCCGCGCCGCAACCACCCGACACCGCCCCACCCAGCACACCGACGTCGCCACGCTCGCCCACCGCCTCACCACCCGCGACCTCTGGCTGACACGTATGCTCCACGAGCACCGCGTCTTCACCACACCCCAGATCGCCCGCCTCGCTCACACCTCACTGCGTTCCGCCCAACGGCGCCTGCGTACCCTTCACCAGCACGCTGTCCTGGACTCCTTCCGCCCGCTGACACAGACCGGCTCGGCACCCGAGCACTACACCCTCGGCCCCCTCGGAGCCGCCCTGCTCGCCGCCCACGCCGGCCTGGACACCGCAGCCCTCGGATGGCGCCCCACCCACACCGGCCGCATCGCCTACTCCCCATCCCTGGGCCACGACCTCGGCGTCAACGACCTCCTCACCCACCTCACAGCCCGCACCCACACCACCCCTGACACCGGGCTTCGCCTGTGGCTGTCCGAACGCTCCGCGGCCCGCCGCTGGGGCGACCTGATCCGCCCCGACGCCTACGCCCACTACCGCGACGGCGACCACCTGCTGCCGTTCTTCCTCGAATACGACACCGGCAGCCAATCCCTCGCCCGTGTCGAAGCCAAACTCCCCGGCTACGCCGCCTTCACCACGACAACCAGCACCCGCCCCGCCCTCCTCATCCACACCCGCACCCAATCCCGCGACCAAGCCCTCCGCCACCGCCTGGCCGACACCGCCCGCGAACTGGGCCTGAACGTGGCAATGTCCTCCGCGGACTTCACCACAACCAGCCCCTGGGGGCCGTGGTGGGCACCCCTCGGGCCCGGCACCCGCCGCACCACCCTCACCGATCTCGCCGCCCAGTGGCCCGACCTCAGCCCCGCCTCTGGCCTGGAACCCACCGATGCCGACACCACCCTCACCCTCCCCGTTCCCCCACTCCCACCCGCCGTCCGACCCGAGGCTCAGACGTGA
- a CDS encoding NlpC/P60 family protein, protein MSSLLGKAVAGIGCAVLCLPLLAAVTLAAAFGGMTSDSSTAATASRQAINDIPPRILALYQRAALACPGLSWTVLAAIGKTETDHARHPTMVSTAAAVGPMQFLPSTFQAYAHPVPPGGKRPPTPWDPVDAVYAAARLLCANGARGGRNLQAALYAYNHSHTYVSQVLTTARRYTAIAPLPTSAVAKAVAFARAQLGVPYVWGGDGPSDGGFDCSGLTQAAYHAAGIRLPRVAQSQYDTGPQLPKGTQLAPGDLLFFGPSPHRITHVALYVGAGRAIDAPHPGAVVRQGPARTSASSFQGATRPTPHGGNG, encoded by the coding sequence GTGAGCTCCCTCCTGGGAAAGGCGGTCGCCGGCATCGGCTGCGCCGTGCTGTGCCTGCCTCTGCTCGCCGCCGTCACTCTCGCCGCGGCCTTCGGCGGCATGACCTCAGACAGCAGCACGGCGGCCACTGCGAGCAGGCAGGCGATCAACGACATCCCGCCCCGCATACTCGCCCTCTACCAACGCGCGGCCCTCGCCTGCCCCGGCCTGTCCTGGACAGTCTTGGCCGCCATCGGCAAGACCGAGACCGACCATGCCCGCCACCCCACCATGGTCTCTACCGCAGCTGCCGTCGGGCCGATGCAGTTCTTGCCGTCCACCTTCCAGGCATACGCGCACCCCGTACCCCCTGGAGGCAAGCGGCCACCGACGCCCTGGGACCCGGTCGACGCGGTGTACGCCGCGGCCCGCCTGCTGTGCGCCAACGGCGCCCGAGGCGGCAGAAACCTCCAGGCAGCCCTCTACGCGTACAACCACTCCCACACCTACGTGAGCCAAGTCCTCACCACCGCCCGCAGGTACACAGCCATCGCACCACTCCCAACAAGTGCTGTGGCCAAGGCGGTTGCCTTCGCCCGCGCCCAGCTCGGCGTCCCCTATGTATGGGGCGGCGACGGGCCCTCCGACGGCGGCTTCGACTGCTCCGGCCTCACCCAAGCCGCCTACCATGCCGCAGGCATCCGCCTCCCTCGCGTCGCACAATCCCAATACGACACCGGCCCCCAACTCCCCAAGGGCACCCAACTGGCCCCCGGTGACTTGCTGTTCTTCGGACCCAGCCCACACCGCATCACCCACGTGGCGCTCTACGTCGGCGCCGGACGGGCGATCGACGCACCGCACCCCGGAGCCGTCGTCCGTCAGGGGCCCGCGCGCACCAGCGCCTCGTCCTTCCAGGGTGCGACAAGGCCCACGCCCCACGGAGGCAACGGGTGA
- a CDS encoding extensin, translating into MKQVEAREAVSLLRTMTRVLCVVGVLALVFTTVNVTRFATSRDVPLPIAVLLDPIIGTALAGVLYVDARLAAWGITPPAWSTTLRWSAGSTAALINTWQSLWPDGQIGWPHHADPAAVLLHLTPALLLIALTETIAAYRRTITALLDQTTPTDQTRPTEPTDLPGPTAPAHPRTAPAPRSATERTDREPTTDAALPIDSPPQTTSAPTPPCVQTAHPGITNPAPTRPNAANDAAHSPRPDPDRPPSGIRAADADLWPHALALDKTTRAITGQPASIWRLRNELHLGSNRARRIHHQLHNHNTDRPPPIE; encoded by the coding sequence GTGAAGCAGGTCGAAGCCCGCGAAGCCGTCAGCCTCCTGCGCACCATGACACGGGTCCTGTGCGTCGTCGGCGTCCTGGCGCTGGTCTTCACCACGGTCAACGTCACCCGATTCGCCACCAGCCGCGACGTCCCCCTCCCCATCGCCGTCCTCCTCGACCCCATAATCGGCACCGCCCTCGCCGGCGTCCTCTACGTCGACGCACGCCTCGCCGCCTGGGGCATCACCCCACCCGCCTGGTCCACCACCTTGCGCTGGAGCGCAGGCTCCACCGCCGCCCTCATAAACACCTGGCAAAGCCTGTGGCCCGACGGACAGATCGGCTGGCCCCACCACGCCGACCCCGCAGCAGTCCTCCTCCACCTCACCCCCGCCCTCCTCCTCATCGCCCTGACCGAGACCATCGCCGCCTACCGCCGCACGATCACCGCCCTCCTCGACCAGACCACCCCCACCGACCAGACCAGGCCGACCGAACCGACCGACCTGCCCGGCCCGACCGCCCCAGCACATCCCCGCACAGCCCCTGCCCCCCGATCGGCCACCGAGCGCACCGACCGCGAACCGACCACCGACGCCGCGCTGCCCATCGACTCCCCACCACAGACCACATCCGCCCCCACCCCGCCCTGTGTCCAAACCGCCCACCCCGGCATCACCAACCCAGCCCCCACCAGGCCAAATGCGGCCAACGACGCAGCCCACAGCCCACGTCCCGACCCCGACCGCCCACCATCCGGGATCCGGGCGGCAGACGCCGACCTATGGCCGCACGCCCTCGCCCTGGACAAGACCACCCGGGCTATCACCGGCCAGCCCGCAAGCATCTGGCGACTCCGAAACGAGCTACACCTCGGCTCCAACCGCGCCCGCCGCATCCACCACCAACTCCACAACCACAACACCGACCGACCACCCCCGATCGAATGA
- a CDS encoding helix-turn-helix domain-containing protein → MSDTNPDTTPTPDNASAPEPPTGLTGAAAAVYTELIGRTEPVTVAELAHAAGIGHSTAGRAVTTLEKRGLAARTPGGHDGPRRMPDLWHPVPPTPTSETTNTPEHDPQHTDTQPESTPTDSAERVDDDVEGDEETSEDRMSSTAAAPAPDIPNPTITDDTDLPTDTPPDAPDTSAADNTDPSAEPEADTPHVEASQGTEQPDGNNSQEDGPQSGDDNAPVSSEAAEAHRAPAQPAPTKDGRLAPGALRQMVIDHLHAHPDEAFTATRISRVIEKSSGAIANALTKLVGLGIAEQATDQPRTFRLARHAQADTTS, encoded by the coding sequence ATGTCCGACACCAACCCCGACACCACACCCACCCCAGACAACGCCTCCGCCCCGGAACCGCCCACGGGCCTGACCGGCGCAGCCGCCGCTGTCTACACCGAACTGATCGGCCGGACCGAACCCGTCACCGTCGCCGAACTTGCCCACGCCGCAGGCATCGGCCACTCCACCGCCGGACGCGCCGTAACCACCCTGGAGAAGCGCGGCCTCGCCGCCCGCACCCCCGGCGGCCACGATGGCCCCCGCCGCATGCCCGACCTCTGGCACCCCGTACCTCCGACGCCCACCTCCGAGACCACCAACACGCCAGAACACGACCCACAGCACACCGACACGCAGCCGGAAAGCACTCCCACCGATTCCGCGGAACGCGTCGACGACGACGTAGAAGGCGATGAGGAAACGTCCGAGGACAGGATGTCCAGCACCGCCGCAGCCCCTGCCCCCGACATCCCCAACCCCACCATCACGGACGACACCGACCTGCCCACGGACACCCCGCCCGACGCCCCCGATACGTCGGCCGCCGACAACACCGACCCCAGCGCCGAGCCGGAAGCCGACACCCCTCACGTAGAGGCGTCCCAGGGCACCGAGCAGCCCGACGGCAACAACAGCCAGGAAGACGGCCCACAGAGCGGGGATGACAACGCCCCCGTGTCGAGCGAAGCCGCCGAGGCGCATAGGGCACCGGCGCAACCGGCACCGACCAAGGACGGGCGGCTCGCACCAGGAGCGCTCCGGCAGATGGTCATCGACCACCTCCACGCACACCCCGACGAGGCTTTCACCGCCACCCGCATCAGCCGCGTCATCGAGAAGTCCTCAGGCGCCATCGCCAATGCCCTG